The following coding sequences are from one Triticum dicoccoides isolate Atlit2015 ecotype Zavitan chromosome 4A, WEW_v2.0, whole genome shotgun sequence window:
- the LOC119286381 gene encoding probable LRR receptor-like serine/threonine-protein kinase RKF3 — protein sequence MSRRLSLLLLAFSILFPATLLAQPPTAPQQCPLNFTALRPFLAPPLPSDDASRCAFALQSVRLLLSLHLAATGSFLVPASSSCLPPLRDALPFPLPPPDACGLAGIDALLSAPGCANISTRAEFDARVPASARRDINASCDRELGAVPVCTTCTTSLSKTAAAYLLPGSPDGGNNVTGCVQYPFIYAGAAASLRGPDDPDTADCLYLLKANSEPSKGSGAPAWLYGVVFGCLAFVLLVAAAAASCFFVWRRRRRAAAAALAADSRSKRSHAMESITASTTLLKFTYDDIKMATGSFARDSIIGRGGFGNVYKGVLPDGAEVAVKRFKNCSAAGDAAFAHEVEVVASVRHVNLVALRGYCIAATQREGHQRMIVCDLMHNGSLHDHLFGAGECQMAWPVRQRIAIGMARGLSYLHRGTQPAIIHRDIKASNILLDDDFEAKVADFGLAKFAPEGMTHVSTRVAGTMGYVAPEYALYGQLTEKSDVYSFGVVLLELMSGKRAFMSLSEGESFVLADWAWSLVRRGKTLDVIQEGMAEPGPTKVMEKYVLVAALCTHPQLHARPTMEQVVKILEADSAPGPLIIPDRPLPVVANLADIERSVSSSTGSGQLFSPSGFRSFIHRDEDATPESPKET from the coding sequence ATGTCCCGccgtctctccctcctcctcctcgccttctccATCCTCTTCCCCGCCACGCTCCTCGCCCAGCCCCCAACGGCGCCGCAGCAGTGCCCGCTAAACTTCACCGCCCTGCGCCCCTTCCTCGCCCCGCCGCTCCCCTCCGACGACGCCTCCCGCTGCGCCTTCGCGCTCCAGTCCGTccggctcctcctctccctccacCTCGCCGCCACCGGTTCCTTCCTCgtccccgcctcctcctcctgcctcccgCCGCTCCGCGACGCGCTCCCCTTCCCGCTCCCTCCGCCCGATGCCTGCGGCCTCGCGGGCATCGACGCGCTCCTCTCCGCTCCTGGATGCGCCAACATCTCCACGCGAGCGGAGTTCGACGCCCGGGTGCCTGCCTCCGCCCGCAGGGACATCAACGCCAGCTGCGACCGCGAGCTCGGCGCCGTTCCGGTCTGCACCACCTGCACCACCTCGCTCAGCAAGACGGCCGCGGCCTACCTCCTGCCTGGATCCCCCGACGGCGGAAACAATGTCACCGGCTGCGTCCAGTACCCCTTCATATACGCCGGCGCCGCGGCCAGCCTACGCGGCCCCGACGACCCGGACACAGCCGACTGCCTCTACCTCCTTAAGGCCAACTCTGAACCCTCCAAAGGGTCGGGCGCCCCTGCCTGGCTCTACGGCGTCGTCTTCGGATGTCTCGCCTTTGTGCTGCTAGTTGCTGCCGCTGCTGCTTCGTGCTTCTTCGtgtggcgacgccggaggcgggctGCCGCTGCCGCACTCGCTGCGGACAGCAGGAGCAAGCGCTCGCATGCGATGGAGTCCATCACCGCCAGCACCACCCTGCTCAAGTTCACCTACGACGACATCAAGATGGCCACGGGGAGCTTCGCGAGAGACAGCATCATCGGCCGCGGTGGGTTCGGGAATGTGTACAAGGGGGTGCTCCCAGATGGCGCAGAGGTGGCAGTGAAGCGCTTCAAGAACTGCTCGGCGGCAGGGGATGCCGCGTTCGCGcatgaggtggaggtggtggccagCGTGCGCCATGTCAACCTGGTCGCGCTCCGTGGCTACTgcatcgccgccacgcagagagagGGGCACCAGCGGATGATTGTGTGCGACCTCATGCATAATGGCAGCCTCCACGACCACCTCTTCGGCGCCGGGGAGTGCCAGATGGCTTGGCCAGTGAGGCAGAGGATTGCCATTGGGATGGCACGGGGGCTGTCCTACCTGCACCGTGGCACACAGCCAGCCATCATTCACAGGGACATCAAGGCAAGCAACATCTTGCTCGATGACGATTTTGAGGCGAAGGTGGCCGATTTTGGATTGGCCAAGTTTGCGCCAGAAGGGATGACACACGTGAGCACACGGGTTGCTGGCACAATGGGCTATGTCGCTCCAGAGTATGCCCTCTATGGCCAGTTAACTGAGAAGAGTGATGTCTACAGCTTCGGAGTTGTGCTTCTTGAGCTTATGAGTGGGAAGAGAGCATTCATGTCTCTCAGTGAGGGAGAGAGCTTCGTGCTTGCTGATTGGGCTTGGTCATTGGTGCGGAGGGGGAAGACGCTGGATGTGATCCAGGAAGGAATGGCTGAACCTGGTCCTACTAAGGTCATGGAGAAGTATGTGCTTGTCGCAGCACTCTGCACACATCCGCAGCTGCATGCCAGGCCAACAATGGAGCAAGTGGTGAAGATACTAGAAGCAGATTCAGCACCAGGGCCCTTAATCATTCCGGACAGGCCTCTCCCTGTTGTTGCAAACCTGGCCGATATTGAGAGGTCAGTGAGCAGCAGCACCGGCTCAGGTCAGCTGTTCAGTCCCTCTGGCTTCCGGTCTTTTATTCATAGAGACGAGGATGCTACACCGGAATCTCCAAAAGAAACATAA